In Flavobacterium sp. GSB-24, the genomic window TTAAATGCTTTAGTAAGCACAGCATCTGGATATGCTTTTTTAAGAGCATCTGTTACTGCTGTTGGAAGCTCTTCCAATTTAATTTCTGTATAATCATCTTGGATAGAGATTGTTTTTACGATAGTATTTGAAATTGGCGAAGTTGAAGCAAATGATGTTAAACCTCCCAAAACGATTGCGGCTGATAAAAATAAATTTTTCATGATAGTTATATTTTAATGTTGTTAATTTGATTTTAGTATTCTTGAACTGGATTTTCACACCAATCTATTTTAGATTATTTTTTAATCCAAGTTCCGTCTGCATTAGCGAAAAGATTTCCAACTTTGTCACCAACAGTAACGTCAAGTTTGTACTCTGATTTTTCGTTTTTATATGCTTTTGTTATTACTGCTTCTGGATATGCTTTTTTCAAAGCTTCTGTAATTGCAGCTGGTAATTCTTCTAATTTGATCTCTGTGTATTCGTCTTCAATAGAAATCGTTTTTACGATTGTATTTGTTACTTGTGTATTTGAAGCGAATGAAGTTAAACTTCCTAAGACAATTGCGGCTGATAAAAATAAATTTTTCATAACGTATATATTTAATATTAATAGTTGTTTACGCTTTAGGTAATGAAATTATTATGCCGTAATAGAAAAGAACTGTGCCAAACGCTATAAACCCTTATTTTTAAAGGGTTTGATTAATTATGCCCAAAAAAGACAAATTTCAAAAAGTGTGTAAAAGATAAAAAAGGTGTGTAATAAGTAAACACTTAAAGTGTAACCTTAGAAGTAATTTCAAATTTTAAAATTCCCAATTCCAATGTTTGAGGTTTTAAATTATAACTCCAAGTTGGAATTTGGAGTTTATTTATTGGAATTTTAAATAAAGTGCATATAAAAGAAAAAAGGCTGTCAAAAAAATTGACAGCCTTTATAATTATTCTGGATCTTTCATTTTAAATGTATCCATAAATGCAGTTGTATAATCTCCTGCAATATATTGTGGATCATCCATTAATTGTCTATGGAAAGGTATTGTAGTTTTTACACCTTCAATTACGAACTCGTCCAAAGCTCTACGCATTTTGCTGATAGCTTCTTCACGAGACTGCGCTGTTGTAATTAACTTAGCAATCATAGAATCGTAGTTTGGCGGGATACTATAACCTGAATATACGTGAGTATCTAAACGTACTCCGTGTCCTCCTGGCATATGAAGCGTAGTAATTTTTCCTGGTGAAGGACGAAAATCGTTATAAGGATCTTCAGCATTAATACGACATTCAATAGCGTGTAATTCTGGAAGATAGTTTTTACCAGAAATTGGAATTCCAGCAGCAACCATAATCTGCTCACGGATCAAATCATAATCAATAACTTGTTCTGTGATTGGGTGCTCAACTTGAATACGAGTATTCATTTCCATGAAATAGAAGTTTCTGTGTTTGTCCACTAAAAACTCTACAGTTCCAGCTCCTTCATATTTAATGAATTCAGCAGCTTTTACAGCAGCTTCTCCCATTCTCGTACGTAAGTCATCTGTCATGAAAGGTGAAGGAGTTTCTTCAGTAAGTTTTTGGTGACGACGTTGTACAGAGCAGTCTCTTTCAGAAAGGTGACAGGCTTTTCCGTAAGAATCTCCAACAACTTGAATTTCGATATGGCGTGGTTCTTCAATAAGCTTTTCCATGTACATTCCGTCATTTCCGAATGCAGCAGCAGCTTCTTGACGCGCGCTTTCCCAAGCTTTTAAAAGCTCTTCTTCTTTCCAGATAGCACGCATTCCTTTTCCACCACCACCAGCAGTAGCTTTCATCATAACTGGATAACCAATTTCTTTAGCTACTTTTTGTGCATGCTCGTAAGATTCTA contains:
- the accC gene encoding acetyl-CoA carboxylase biotin carboxylase subunit yields the protein MFKKILIANRGEIALRVIRTCKEMGIKTVAVYSTADAESLHVKFADEAVCIGPPPSNLSYLKMSNIIAAAEITNADAIHPGYGFLSENAKFSKICQEHGIKFIGAAPEMIDRMGDKASAKATMKAAGVPCVPGSDGLLESYEHAQKVAKEIGYPVMMKATAGGGGKGMRAIWKEEELLKAWESARQEAAAAFGNDGMYMEKLIEEPRHIEIQVVGDSYGKACHLSERDCSVQRRHQKLTEETPSPFMTDDLRTRMGEAAVKAAEFIKYEGAGTVEFLVDKHRNFYFMEMNTRIQVEHPITEQVIDYDLIREQIMVAAGIPISGKNYLPELHAIECRINAEDPYNDFRPSPGKITTLHMPGGHGVRLDTHVYSGYSIPPNYDSMIAKLITTAQSREEAISKMRRALDEFVIEGVKTTIPFHRQLMDDPQYIAGDYTTAFMDTFKMKDPE